The DNA sequence AGTTCGTGACCGACCTGGGCGTGAGCGTGGTCGGCGGCTGCTGTGGCACGACTCCCGAGCACATCGGCCTCCTGGCCGAGGCCGTGGCGGGGCTGGTACCTCAAAGACGGGATCCGGTCGTGGACCCGAGCCTGGCGTCGGCGATCCGCGCGATTGCCCTGCACCAGGAGCCCAAGCCGCTGATGGTCGGGGAGCGCGTCAATGCGCAGGGCAGCCGCAAGGTCAAGGAATTGCTGCTCGCCGAGGACTACGACGGCTTGCTGGCGGTCGGGCGGCTGCAAGCCGAGGCGGGGGCGCACGTGCTGGACGTGTGCGTGGCGCTGACCGAGCGGTCGGACGAGCCCGAGCAGATGCGCGCCGTGGTCAAGAAGCTGGCCATGGGCGTCGAAGCGCCCCTGTGCATCGACTCGACCGAGGCGGCCGTCATCCGGGCCGCGCTCGAGACCTATCCCGGCCGGGCGCTCGTCAACTCGATCAACCTCGAGAACGGCCGCGACCGCATCGACGCGGTCTGCCCCCTGGCGGTGCGTCACGGGGCCGCCCTGGTGGCCCTGACCATCGACGAGGAAGGCATGGCAAAGACCGCAGCGCGCAAGCTGAGCATCGCCCGGCGCATCCTGGACATCTGCCGGACCGACTACGGGCTGCCGCAGGATTCCCTGGTCTTCGACGCCCTGACGTTCACCCTCGCGACGGGCGAAGTCGAGTTCCAGGAGTCGGCCATGGCTACGCTAGAGGGCATCAGCGCGATCAAGCGCGAGCTCCCTGGCGTCTACACGATCCTGGGGGTCTCGAACGTGAGCTTCGGCCTGGCGCCCCGGGCCCGGGGCGTGCTCAACTCGGTCTTCCTCTTTCACGCCATCCAGGCGGGCCTCGACCTGGCCATCGTCAATCCGGCCCACATCACGCCGTACGGCGAGATTCCGGCCGATCAGCGCGTACTGGCCGAGGACCTGATCTTCTTCCGCCGGCCCGACGCCCTTTCGCGGTACATCGCCGGGTTCGAAAATCTGGCGCCGGCTGCAGTGGAGGCCAAGGAAGATCCGACCGCCGGCATGACGGTCCCCGAGAAGATCCACTGGCAGATCCTGCACCGCCGGAAGGAGGGCATCGAAGCGTTGCTCGACGCGGCGATGCAGGACCGCGAACCCGTAGCTGTCCTCAACGAGATCCTCCTGCCGGCGATGAAGGACGTGGGCGACAAGTTCGGCAGCGGCGAGTTGATCCTCCCCTTCGTGCTGCAGTCGGCCGAGGTCATGAAGAGGGCCGTCGCGCATCTCGAGCGCTTCTTCGACCGGGTCGAGGGCACGACCAAGGGCAAGATCGTCCTTGCTACCGTGTTCGGCGACGTCCACGACATCGGCAAGAACCTGGTGAAGACCATCCTCGCCAACAACGGCTACACGGTCTTCGACCTGGGCAAGCAGGTCCCCGTCAACACCATCATCGACAAGGCCGTCGAGGTGCAGGCCGACGCGATCGGCCTGTCGGCGCTGCTGGTCAGCACGAGCCGGCAGATGCCGACTTGCATCGCCGAACTCGCCAAGCGCGGCCTCGCTTTCCCGGTCATCCTGGGTGGCGCGGCGATCAACCCTGCCTTCGGCCGGCGCAGCGCCTTCCTGGAGGGCGGCGAGCCGTACGCTCCGGGCGTGTTCTACGCTTCCGACGCCTTCGAGGGCCTGGCCCTGGTCGAGCA is a window from the Candidatus Tanganyikabacteria bacterium genome containing:
- the metH gene encoding methionine synthase, translating into MGTQLQAQELSGDLTAQDFGGKLGCNDYLSVTRPDVVRKVHEDYFAAGADVVETNTFGASRPKLGEYGMPEKVREVNLAAARLAREAADKFATPDRPRFVAGSIGPSGFLPSSDDPALSAVTFEELADIYREQAEALIEGGCDVLLVETSQDILEVKAQIAGIQDAFARLGRKIPLQAQVTLDVSGRMLLGTDIDAVAAILMALPVDVIGLNCSTGPEHMREPVRRLAERCPLPISVIPNAGLPINLGGKAVYPLEPEPFAAQLREFVTDLGVSVVGGCCGTTPEHIGLLAEAVAGLVPQRRDPVVDPSLASAIRAIALHQEPKPLMVGERVNAQGSRKVKELLLAEDYDGLLAVGRLQAEAGAHVLDVCVALTERSDEPEQMRAVVKKLAMGVEAPLCIDSTEAAVIRAALETYPGRALVNSINLENGRDRIDAVCPLAVRHGAALVALTIDEEGMAKTAARKLSIARRILDICRTDYGLPQDSLVFDALTFTLATGEVEFQESAMATLEGISAIKRELPGVYTILGVSNVSFGLAPRARGVLNSVFLFHAIQAGLDLAIVNPAHITPYGEIPADQRVLAEDLIFFRRPDALSRYIAGFENLAPAAVEAKEDPTAGMTVPEKIHWQILHRRKEGIEALLDAAMQDREPVAVLNEILLPAMKDVGDKFGSGELILPFVLQSAEVMKRAVAHLERFFDRVEGTTKGKIVLATVFGDVHDIGKNLVKTILANNGYTVFDLGKQVPVNTIIDKAVEVQADAIGLSALLVSTSRQMPTCIAELAKRGLAFPVILGGAAINPAFGRRSAFLEGGEPYAPGVFYASDAFEGLALVEQLVDPERRARLVAERIAQARKALSAERPAPVASARERSDVEPAERIPTPPFWGVRALEHIPLAEIAALMDQKTLFRLQWGGKSTKGEAWEKLLTEEFLPRFHRLTMELADVVVPRAVYGYFRCAADGDDLVITDLGREMARFRFPRQAGRERLCLADYFGPRDVVAIQAVTVGEEASRQFERLQAADRYSDAYYLHGFAVEAAEGVAEYVHRHIRRELGLAAEQGKRYSWGYPAIPDVAEHRIVSRLLPLQAIDVSLTSAWQLVPEASTVALVVHHPAAKYFAMEAGELLQGVL